In the Arachis ipaensis cultivar K30076 chromosome B04, Araip1.1, whole genome shotgun sequence genome, TCTCAAAATGATACTATTTCTTTTTTATGATATTACTATCATTTTTAGGATACTTTTGGAGATACGATATTCAATGTAATTTCTAATTTTTAATGTtaattactttaaaaatattacAAGTATTAAAAAGTGATATCTAAGATTGATATTACTCTTAATAAACATGAGTTGAACATGCATTAACATTCATGTATGAACCAATTTGCAATTTGCATGTAGGTTTCACTTCTACTCTCACGACATGACCCGCCAAGTGGAGGCACACCACTTGTGCGGACACCAAAATGAAGAGATGAGGCAGTGCCTCATCTACGACAGCCCCGAAGCCAATGCTAGACTCATTGGCCTCGAGTACATTGTGTCTGAGAATCTCTTCATGACGCTTCCGGACGAGGAAAAGCGCCTTTGGCACTCGCacgaaatataaattataatttttaaaaatgatgttttttatttttagtgtttttattttttttattaaatatttattaaacacaataaaaaaatttattaaatttttttttttactaatttaatGGCACTTAAATAAAATTATAGTCATACTTGAAAGATAAATTGTGTTTTAACATATGCCTCTATTATGATCGAGCTGATTCACATTCAATTTCATTGCAATTAAGtagttattagttattactaTAATATTTTTGGTCAATAGTCACAGTATAAAATCGTTATTATAGGTATTTTTAAATCACGTTTTTACATATGATATAAAAAAGTGTgatctaaaatataaaataattttattaagagAAGGTTGCCTTTTAAATTCATGATTATAGacatctatagtcacggtttttaaATAAACAgtgattaaaatttttgtttaggTCAGTCAAACTGTGACCATAGGaaattttaagtttaaaattttaagtCATGATTTTtaaatgtgataaaaaaaattttagtctAAAGTCTAAAATGTTGTAATGTGTATATAGTTATTTGTTCTTTAAGTAATTAtagttgatttgaattttgttttgtgtATATAGTTTAGTTTTAAACTCTTAAATAGAATTCTAATTCTTGATTTGGTAACCTATCGAATTGGAGATAccgtagaaaaaaaattaaacgaaACCGTAAAtctttggtaaccaaagaaaattagccaaaaatagccataacttgccttatttagcattcattaattgttacgataattaatgaatgctaaataaggcaagttctgactattttttttgtctacctaacatTACCTTGTTGTTTATGTGTAGATTGCGGGAAGCGTTTGGGCGTGGATCACGAGAAAGAGAGAATGAACAGAGAGTATATGAAAGGACCAGAACATGGAATTGATCCATTGGCCAATGGTGGAGGTAAAGGTCTTAAGACTGTTCTTAGAGAGGTCCATCTCCCAAATAATCAACCTCCTCCATCTGCCACCAGGGTCTTTGTTTGAACAATCATCATATATCTTATCAATATATAAGATGACATCAATCTTTTCTAGACTTATGATGCACAACTTGTATAATTATTAACAAGGTTTCATGTGTCAAAGTTATATGTATGAGGAGTCGGGATCTCTTAATCCAAAGATATGTAATAATGCAGTTAATTAGCACTTAATTACCTTAGGATCTGTTTGAGAATAAAGGGCATAAAGTGTTGTGAAGAACTCATGTTATACTATTGTACCGTTATATATTGGGAATCATATatgttttaaacttttaatttgtTGATCGTACCTGTGATGGTGCTATTTAATTTATAAGATATAGCGTAATAATATGATAATAGCACCACAAGCGTCAGGCTTCATAGTTATAGATTTATTTTTAGTTAGCGAGTCTTATACTCTTATGTATGTGTCTAGGGATTGAAGTCAAATGAGATTATGAGGTGATTTCTACGAAGATCTCTTTGCTTCCCTGGTTGGAATAATTTTTATCTTTGAGATATGGTCATTGTGATGGTTGCCATTGTTGACATTCTTTTTTGACATCCTCATCTTCGTCACAACCAATCTGTTACTGAATTAATAGGTCGGCCATCCTTTGGACCTTGGCTTGTAGCGTAGCATTCATGGCCAATAACTTGAACTAAATTGGTGGACGAGGAAGTGGAGTTTGCTCATCAACCATGATCGACAAAAGAGGAATAACAAGTGAAAAAAGAAAACATGGGATAACATTAAGGTTGGTCCATAGTGGGTACCAAATGTTCTTATTGTTAAGGACTCTGTCCAAGATATAGCTCGCTATAGAAGGAGAGACATCGTCCTATCTTCTCTACGGATAAGATATACATTGGAGTTCAAAGGACACCAAATGGGATGGGTATGGGATGGATACCTGCAAAAAGTACTTCAACATTTAAGTCAGTAATAATTCAAAGAAAAAAGTGAGAGTGACTTAAGTGAGTATTAGATTTTTAGATGTATTCTTTTACCTTGCTTTACTTTATACAAACTTATGGAGAAATGACCGTTTTCAAATATCTTTAGTTGTCGAGATATTAGGGAGCACGTGTAGACTATAGTGCAGTTAAGTTTGAAGTACCAACGTCTTTTTTAACTGCTTTTCCGAACTACTAGGGGTGATGTGTGAGAAGGTTAttgtttttttgttttacttgaatgattatatctatttatttgaCTTGTTCGCCGAACTATAGGTGACAATTATTGAATAATACGGGATAGATTAGGTTGTAAAGGTGGAGTTATAGATATAACAGCCAAATTATATGTAACGTGAGTGGTGATTATTTATGAGCCACGAAAATTTTAACATTCTTTTGACCTAATTTATGTGCTGATGAGTCGCAATTCCATACTTCACAGTAGgtcaaaatatttcaaaattgatTTATACTTTGTCGCAAATAGAATTATTTAGCAGCAAGCACATGTTGTGCACATTTCTTCCTTTGATCAAATTGTCGATGACTTACAAAGTCTCTGTCCCATGATGCCTTTGTTCGTTTTAGGACCAAATTGAGGCTGGTTTGTTTGAGAGATATTAGGAATAAATGGTAGTTATGCTTATGCTAATCATTTAGTTGGTTGCTCATTAGCTATTAGAATTATTATATAAGACATGAAGTTAGCTCTTTTAATTACAAATAATGAAAGCCCTCTTTTAAAACCTTctgctttctctcttttctctctcaacttcttcttcccttttcatCCCTGAAGGGTTTCTGATACCATTTCATAAACATAATATAAGCTGTACATAATATCAAGCAGACAAGCATACATCAGTGTGAATAAGAAGATTTTTTGTTACTGATGTCAACTGAGTCAATTATATCGTAAATGAATTGGTAAAATTTCGAATGATTGAATAACTGAACTATATGGAGTGTCTCTGCAAGAAACCTTTTTGTGAGTTAAGTCACAACACCaactagaaaatatatttttttttttacaatatatTATATGATGCCAAATCACTGTACAATCATTGTGGAGTTTCTCAATGACTCAAAATCAATTTAGGGGACACGTTCTAATACTCGTTGTAAGGCCTTTTTGATACCTTCCTGATCTAGTGACGTTGTCAAATGTACCTCCTGAACctgcaaataaattataaaatatgtttTATATATAACTACAAAAGAATAATCTTTACGAAAATatttagtaacaaaaaaaaattagtcaaaaacagcccaaattTATAAGTTCTAActgtttttttttctctctaacaTTACCGTTATCTGTAATACTCACAAGTCACATGTCCTATTATTTGTAAACTCTGTTTTCTATTCTCTTTTTCCccatttcttttaattatttccttTAGTTTTAAATGAGAAATATTAGAAGACTAATACTTTTATGGTGGAAATTTAGATGCAGTCAACTTTACgtaaagttgatacctgagaatcgttagatgatttgactgatttgactaaattttcatttaacggctctcaggtatcaacttcacgtgaagtcgacttcacctgagttttcacttaCTTTTATTAATTTTAGCGAATATTTTAGACTAAcactttatttttatactattagaatttagaatttaaaatttagtatttaatAATTAGAGTTAGTCAAATATTGGCAAAAAATAATAATCTAGAGCTTAGAGAAGTCAATGCATATGAGAGTCtatattcttctttttttccctATTCAGTTCAGATTGCATATTTCTATATCAACTTAGGTTCTTAGACTGTGTACAAGAAAAAGCCACCAGAGAAAAGGGAAGAGATATTAGGAAGAAAGACATGTTCTAGTTTTCAGATTCATCTCGCCATTTTCGGAATTTTTCTTCCTGTAGGAATCAGATTTTGGTTCCATTTTCTTTGGCTTTTGGATTGGTGAATGTAATAAGATtttgttagagatataatcattcatGTTGTTTTTTTCTATCAGCTTAAACCTTTGTGAATGAGTAGTTTCATGACAATGATATTAGATCTCTATATCCGAAAGATCAAGAGTTCGATCTTTGGTGAAAGACACTATATAAGAGTTCGTGCTACAAAGAAGTTTTATTTTACCTGTCTTCCCGCCCTAGCAAGGAGGGTAAATCTTTGATTTACTGGAGGTGCctagaaaacaataaataaataaatacaagataaaaaaaaagaatgtgAACAACTTCACGCTAGttagataaaagaaaaaaaatgttaggacatcagaatttattgtattttatcaTCACTAGTCATCAACTTATTCATTGAGTATAGtaattcaataatattttttttatatttttaattattgataACTAACTAATagtcaaaaacaataaattttgatggtggaataaattaccatttgtatccatgaaagatATAAATGCTGATACATGTAtctatataagaataaaacgacaattgtatCCATAGAAGATAGCTTTCGTGTGCCAAAAATACCCTAACGGACCAACTGTGTAACCAATATCCGGATACTCTTGGCACACGGAAGCCATCTTCTGTGGTTATAATTGTCATTTTATTCTTATATTAGTACATTTGTCAGCATCTGTATCTTTTAtgagtacaaatggtaatttattcttgATGGTTCTCTAACATTACTCaaaagaaaattatttaaaaaaactcaCATTAGAGAGCCAAAGTTGCAAGTCTTGTGAGACAACCCGTTTTTCAAATCCTTGACGGCTTATTCTTGCTTCATAAATTCTGTCACATGAATAATATCAACGTACCATCAACAGAAACTTCTTCACATGCCTTTTATATATCATCATTTGAAGGAACAATATAAgaaaagtatatatatttttctgaAAATAAAATACTTCTTTTAAAATAGAAGTAGAAAACAATATATATTTAAGtacattaaatttatttaaaatatgtaAATTATCAATATAACTGTTTTAAAATACGTCACCTATATAACGACTCAATTTATTTAAATACAATATATATTTAAGTACATTAAATTATCAATATATCAAATTTGTAATGTGAGAAATATTttacaatagaaaaataaacatatagAAAAGAAGAGACAATGGTGCATGGAAACATACCCATCCTCCTGTTTGAGCtcttcaaggatagcttcaagcccCGGAAGAGGCTCAATAGTACTACTTTCACTGTCACTAGAAGAATCAGGATCAGCTATACCATCCTATAATATACAAAATATAACTTAAATAAGGCAGAGCCATGTAGATTTTTGAGTAATTTTGCCATGGAATTTATAAgtcttagaaaaaaaaaataataatcaagTCCCTCAAGAATTGAAAGACTGCATTTATAGGTTTCTGAAAAATTACATTGTTGGGTAAAATTCATCCTCTTCTGTTGGGATTTATACATCCAATATTGCAATTTTTTGAGGTACTTAgtagtttaattactctgttggtccctatagtttcgtaaaattttcaattaggtccctatatttttttttaattgggtccctgtactaattttttttcaattaagtccctcttagtagtaattggcttaattttatagggacccaactaaaaaaaaaagaattggtatagggacctaaataaaaggaaaaaaaagtgtagggacccaattaaaaaaaaattggtgcaaagactcaattaaaatgaaaaaagtatagggatctaattaaaaatttcgcaaaactataggaactaacagaataattaaaccgtACTTAGTTGATATTTTTTCCCCTTAGGAACCTACAAGTTCATTGCAAAAAAATTTCAAAGACTTAAtttgaactttttttttctttggagatATGTAAGTTAGTAAAAAAATACTCCAAAAACCTACTTATCTTATTActctaaataaattaaataagactgagaaaaatgaataaatatttaaattaatcatTAAGAAGTCTCTGAAAATTACTCTTTACAGATTAGTTCTCATGTGGCtttcaataaaatttttaatatgcgTGATAGACAAAATatctaataaattttattaggggtaagtacgattttggtcccttaagTATGGGGTCAGAATCGAATTCGTCCCTCTTCTTATTTTGccattaaaatcatccttaatgttttttttcgtattaaaatcgtcatttttattaaaatttttaatttaatacctaaactacccctattcctattttaataataaaaatgttggtggaggttgtggcggtggtgttggtgttgggggtggtggtggtggaggaagtaattatgttggtagtggtgagggtatttttgtccaaaaaaaataaaaaggacgattttaatacgaaaaaaaacattaaggacgattttaatggcAAAATAAGAAGAGGGACGAATTCGATTCTGACCCCATActtaagggaccaaaatcgtacttaccccattttattattaaataattaggTCTCTAAAAAATATCATTATCGAACAACTTAGTCTTTcttaaaaattacagaaaaacaaatTCATCTAAGAGTAATTCTcataaaattttagaataataaaaatttgttgggTGAATAGTTTGTAACTTTAGTTTAAAAGGTTTGCAGGTCTTTTTTACCATTGAACTAAATTATATGGCTGAGACAGTATTACTAATCAATTTTTCCAACCAGAAACAGAATAGAAACAAAATCATCCACCCAAAATCCTTGAAATACATACATAACATTGGAAAGCTTTCAAGTATACCGATATTTCAGTAATTTTttaccgttgatcttaattatatatattttttgggcAATGCTACGTAACCAAAATATTATAGATAATAAATAAAGGTACACGTTGATTTAAATGTATAAtgtcttcaaaaataaaatattaaaatattttgaatCATGATTTATTagtatatatgtaaaataatttgaactacataataaaatataattattattaatttttattgtatttttatatataaaaatcaaattataaaaaggaatattaagtattgattacaATAGTGCCTAATAAAAAGGGAtatgattttctaattaatatcattaattaGCAGATTTAATAAGAACGGTGATAAGTAGAATAAACGGTGATAAGTAGAATGATAAGAGAGTgaagtaaaaaataaaactgttattaagtgatataaatgaagtaaaataTGGAAAGTTTTGGCTGATTATGGCTGAAAAATTTTGGTTACCAAACTTTTtccatattttttataattaagatcaataaTTAAAAATCACTGAAACACCGGTGTATCAGTACATTTAAAAGTTTTCCGATAACATTTAAGTAGTGCTACTTCAATAACTCAAAAGTTGTTAAACAACTTTTGTCTAAAGTAAATAAGTAATAAAGGCAGGAAATATACACATTCTCTctcaatttttagttttatttctttttttttcattttctcaaaCTATTTGCAATTATCAACTAAAAAATGAGCTGTAAAAATAGCATATCCAATAATAACATAACTAAATGCATACAAGGAATCATAGATACACTTCATACAAACCTGTGGTATTACTTTGTCCAGAGTTTCTAGAAGTGGATCTTCTTCTAACTGTTTAATTGACAGTGTAATCCTTGATTTTTCTCTGCAACAAGTTTGACATAGTTCCCCATgcaaaataaaattcttttaaataCCAGGGTAAGCTACCAAAAAATGTTGGTACAAAAATTTTCTCAAAACATTATAAAACATGACAAAcgtaactaaatttttttttttaagtagcAAACAATGCTTGTATTTGGATAAAAATGTTTCATTTTTCTAATTATACTTACAGAAAACTGCATTAAAATCTAATCTCTAAAGTATGTTTTGAGAATCAACAATGCTAGGGAACCAAGAAGGTACCagccaaaaatcagccaaataCCAGCCAAATACTTCTGGGTGAATCCAAAACGGATGGTGTTTATGCTAAGCATTAGGATGTTTCTCCTACTAAGTattagaatgtttctttttcatactaaatggatgttcttttatatatattataaatttttttatatactaaaaaTCGGGATTGTTGGAAGTTCCGTGATTCCTGCCCCTATTTCTCCAACGTATAATTCAGAATTTTAATTTGGGATGAGAagcaattaatatcaaatattataaattaaaaacaaattaaattaattaaatataattataaattagttaagtTGTTTATTTTTTGGCTGATCACCTCTTGCTTCCATATACTTACGATTTTGGTAGTTTATCAGAAGAAGCAAAGTACAAGGAAACGCACCTATCAACACCAATAACTTTGACCCTGACTTGATCACCTTCTTTTAAGATGTCTCTTACATCTTGAACTAGATCCCATGATACTTCTGAGATGTGTACTAATCCGGTAAGGTGATAAAGACCTGCATCATTCTGTATTTGTTTGGTATTAAAATACATTGACATTCCAATTAAGTGCTACTATATAGATAATACGGCAGCACTTAATTGGATTTCACTGACAGTGTAAAGTAGTTAAACTTGACGATTAGGAGTTATTACCGTCGGGGAAGCGCAAATGAACGAATGCACCGTAGTCCTCGACAGAGCCAACTCTTGCTTCGAAAATGTCCCCTACTTTGACTTGCCCTGAATATTTGGACCAAGAAGCTTCTTTCTCAGAGAAGATCAATTTTCTTTTATCTTCATCTGCTAGAATGACCTAAAATTAGAAGAAGAAGCTACAAATCATTTATAAATTCAAATAACTCTTGCTGGTTTGAAATTTGGGAAGCaggttgaaaatgaaaataatctAGTTCAGCATAAACCATAGGATAAAACAAATATTTGATGCAAGTAGCAGATACAAATGCATTCATCATATTTCAAGGTTCAAAAACTCACTTTTTTTTAGAtgtagattttttattttattttattttttcttcaaaagATAAAATGATAACATGTAGCATCCATTATTCAAATAACAATAATGTACCTTCACTGATATGATTGAACCATGCAAACCTTTAGCAATATCTTGGATAGGTTTCTGTGGTTCTACACAAAAGTATAAAAACTACAATAAGGCAACAATTGCAACTCTACCTGCTACTATGACTAAACATTAGCAAATGTTGAATCAGTAACATGTTATAAGCATGCTGGGTTTGGTactattagagatataatcattcatGTTGCCTCTTCCTATTAGTTTAAACTTTTGGGAGGAGTACTTTCATGACATGGTATCATAGCTTTATATTCAAAAAGTCAAGAATTCGATTTTTAGTGATcctcaaaagtgaaaaaaaatagcataaggtaaatggaaaaagaaaaaagaaagcctATGtaaaaatcaagcaaataaaaaaAGAGGCTCTTGCTTGAGGAAAAGTGCCAAAGATATAACCATTCATATTATCTCTTTCTATCAACTTAAGCTTTTAGAAGAAGTAGTTTCAAAATAGGTACATAAGCTATGAAACTCTTGCATTGAGAGTTAGCTACGGAAAGAGTTATTTATAAGGTCAATCGAGATAAATAATGAGAATATTGTACCAAATACTAATATATGACAGAAGCAACCAAAATTGCCAACTAGTTAATGAAACAACCACGGTAACTAGTTGGCAATTTAGGGCGTTTGATTTGTATTTTCATTTCCTGTTTTCTGCTTTTTGGATTTTATAAACTAtattacgtgtacactaaaattagccaccaaagtcgaccaatataaaatacatgttagaatacaaatacacattgaaaataaattaaaccacacatatagTTATACACAATATATTGGTGGCTAATTTTAGcaactgattttagtatacaaataacatttttgttgATCTAAACGTAATTGAAACAAAATCATTGCGTCCGACAGGGGATACCTTTGGACGAATGGATTGGGCTGAGCTGTGGGAATGGGAGAAAGCCGACAATAGAATAAAAGCGAACAAGGAGGCCTCCGGCATTAAAGCCTTCAATCCTACCATTGTGGATCACTCCATTCTCTTTGTGCTCCTTTGCAACCTTCCAATCTGACGATCTCTACTTCATTGCAGAAATTAAGTATCAGATAAGTTTGTTAAGCTACTTACTTATATGTTATTACCCTCCATCAAGGTTTCATCAGGATATATAAATCATGTGCTTCCGAATTCATGATATTTTGATTTGATATTAGCACCAGAAacgcattaaaaaaaaaatagccaaAGTTTGTATTAGTGCTAACTGCTAAATCAtaacataatttaattttaatacgtAAAGGAGTTTACACTATCatgtaattaaaactaaaatttattatACGTATGACCTTTGAAGTAGTAACTCAGGATTAAGTCAAAGAAACTTAGCAATATATTATCGAATACTACGTCTACACTAAAATCAACTACCAgaataaaatatatgttagaatataaatacacattaaaaataaattaaaccacatgtatttatatacaactacattagtgactaattttagtggctATTTTAGTGTACGAATAGCATTTTTTTGTATCCTATATTTgtgtaaaatttttcttttttttgtcattatttaGCCATCAACtcaatttctttaatttaattcttaGTGCAGTAATCCAACGATATATTTTATCTCATTAATGTTACACATCTAagtatttttgttaattaaatccAATAAATTGGTTTAacattaacaaaaattaattataaatatcatTACTCCAAAATTTATTGTTTAACTTGATTGAACTCGATTTAGAAAAAAAACTCGATTGTATAATATTATTCAATTTTTAAACATTGACGACAAATtaatgaagaaaaataataaatgaagttgatagctgatagcagttagatgaaaatttagtcaaatcagtcaagctatcaacttcacatgaagtcgactgcaactgagtttccaccaaaatattaaggagaagaaggaaaaagagagaAACCCGGGCCTGACGAATGTGATCATCATCTTGTAGCTGCGGTTCCAAAAGAGTAGGGCGTTGATGAAGGAGTCCACCATCTGGGTTTTGGTCAATCTGGGTACTATTTCCAGAGACGCATATTCTACTTGTGTTATTACAGTTATGGTGCCACTCCCAAGGCGTCTTTGCAGTTAATTTGTGGGGGCATTTTGGGAAACTAAAAGGATAACGATAAGAAGTGGTAGTGGTGCAGTAGAGGAGGTCTGGTTGTGAAGAAGGTGAGACTGAGAGAAAAGAGATTGAGGCAAGCGTTGGAGTGAAGATATGCATTCTTAATTGATTCTttttcaacaaaagaaaaaaaaaaactaagttgATGTCTTcattgttatatatatctatctatgtATCTCCTAATCTCCATTTGGATTATGGTTGTTATGGATATAATATAAGCGATAGGTTTTAAGATAGCAGGTGCCTTTTCTTCCACCACCATATCTTTTATGCTCGCTACTTTCTTTCTGCTCGTGTGGTCGTGGAACAAGCTCAGTCACACACTACTTTTATCTGAAAATTTCAGGTAAAAAAGCTCTTACAGATGTTATTAATTAGCATTATGCGGGTGTTTTGAATgaagattttataattatttttatgtaaaatttttattttttgacttATAAATGGTGAATTATAGAGTTAAATTTTGATATGTTATAAaagtattaattttatttaaagtgtggccaaataaataaatcatatttttatacaaaatattttcgtaaaaaaagatatttttttgacatTTTCATTTAAGTAATTTTCTTCTTTCTAAACCTCAAGTACGTctgtttttttaattgttttttaattattaaaagatagttgttgtattttttattttgttatatatttttatatggaCTAAACTACTAAAATcatttctaatttttaaaattattcacaaaaatatcatcaaaattaaaaagataattgtttaaaaaatatatacaaaaaataaCACCAAATTAACATTTAATTTCTcaatttttaatcatatttgtAAAAAtcacattaaaattcaatttttaaagcaCTTTCTTAAATTATAAAGACAGTGTTAGAAAGAAAACGGTCTACAACTTTTACAGAGATCTAAAATTTTTTGGAATTGACTAGATATTATCGAAAATTCATTAAAAGATTTTTACGGATAATTATACTTTTTATCCAACTCACAATAAAAGAAGTACCATTTATCTAGATcgatgaatgaaaaaaaaaatttagaattttaaagGAGAAATTAACAACAGTACTAGTTTTAGTATTATCAGATCTCTAAAGACCGTTGAAGAGTTTAGGATGTGTACTGATGCAAACCAAAAATAATGTAGCCTATGCGTTAAGACATTTAAGGTCACATGAGTAGTACTACCCGACTCACGACTTAGAATTGGTAACAGTAATGTTTGTCTTTAAGATTTGGAGATATCATCTATGTGAAGTGCAGTTTGAAATTTTCTCTGATCATAAGAATTTAAAATACTCAATTAGACTTTTGATGTTCTTTAAAAGGGAATTTATAGTATACAGATGTGAGGATACAGATATTCCTCCTGGGGCTATTTGGTGCTGACAGGTGTCTACGGGGAGCCACTTGTGATTGATTGCTGAACGGTGTAACATGAAGCCATCATGTAGCCGAGTAGCTGATGCATGGGAAGGGAATTGGCTCC is a window encoding:
- the LOC107635801 gene encoding oil body-associated protein 1A, translating into MSKNSKSKVPGEPTGSGTSLLETATAAIQAFAPVNKIHQHLCAFHFYSHDMTRQVEAHHLCGHQNEEMRQCLIYDSPEANARLIGLEYIVSENLFMTLPDEEKRLWHSHDCGKRLGVDHEKERMNREYMKGPEHGIDPLANGGGKGLKTVLREVHLPNNQPPPSATRVFV
- the LOC107638270 gene encoding uncharacterized protein LOC107638270 (The sequence of the model RefSeq protein was modified relative to this genomic sequence to represent the inferred CDS: added 52 bases not found in genome assembly); translated protein: MHIFTPTLASISPFSQPDLLYCTTTTSYRYPFSFPKCPHKLTAKTPWEWHHNCNNTSRICVSGNSTQIDQNPDGGLLHQRPTLLEPQLQDDDHIRQARRSSDWKVAKEHKENGVIHNGRIEGFNAGGLLVRFYSIVGFLPFPQLSPIHSSKEPQKPIQDIAKGLHGSIISVKVILADEDKRKLIFSEKEASWSKYSGQVKVGDIFEARVGSVEDYGAFVHLRFPDGLYHLTGLVHISEVSWDLVQDVRDILKEGDQVRVKVIGVDREKSRITLSIKQLEEDPLLETLDKVIPQDGIADPDSSSDSESSTIEPLPGLEAILEELKQEDGIYEARISRQGFEKRVVSQDLQLWLSNAPPVNQRFTLLARAGRQVQEVHLTTSLDQEGIKKALQRVLERVP